One Solea senegalensis isolate Sse05_10M linkage group LG13, IFAPA_SoseM_1, whole genome shotgun sequence DNA segment encodes these proteins:
- the serpinf1 gene encoding pigment epithelium-derived factor has product MKGTTFLLVFGVVLSFCQAQVDTEGEETVGDEEHVELFTTPTTKMGAATSDFGYNLFRALASREAATNIFLAPISVSAALTQLSMGGSVVAERQLFRALRYHTLQDPQLHTTLKDLLASVKTTGKGLSIAARLYLTRRLRVKQEFFELVEQQYGVRPKVVQALFKDVKDINDWVFQETGGKVQRFMTKAFPRTSNVNIVSAAHFKGKWATRFSNSGMMENFQVDGGTPVLVPMMQQDNYPVKMGVDSDLSCTIAQIQMQDEVSMFVFLPDDVTSNTTLLEESLSAEFVQDLSMTLLPAQVTLTLPTLRFSYATDLQALLTDLGLSEWLENPALEKITDQPTKLSSVNHKVVMETAPEGNVYPSATLTPSHLTYRVDRPFLYLIRDDTSGALLFIGRVVNPKDLRI; this is encoded by the exons aTGAAGGGAACAACTTTTCTGCTGGTGTTTGGAGTCGTCCTGAGCTTCTGTCAGGCTCAG GTGGACACTGAGGGGGAGGAGACCGTAGGAGATGAGGAACATGTGGAGCTCTTCACCACACCGACGACTAAAATGGGTGCCGCCACCTCAGACTTTGGCTACAACCTGTTTCGTGCTCTGGCGAGCCGCGAAGCCGCCACCAACATCTTCTTGGCTCCCATCAGTGTGTCGGCGGCACTGACGCAGCTGTCCATGG GAGGCTCAGTGGTCGCTGAGCGTCAGCTGTTCAGGGCTCTGAGGTATCACACGCTGCAGGACCCTCAGCTCCACACCACCCTGAAAGACCTGCTCGCCTCTGTCAAGACCACGGGGAAAGGCCTGAGCATCGCCGCGCGGCTCTACCTGACACGAC GTCTCCGTGTGAAGCAGGAGTTCTTTGAGCTTGTGGAGCAGCAGTACGGCGTTCGTCCTAAAGTTGTACAAGCATTATTCAAAGATGTGAAGGACATCAACGACTGGGTGTTTCAGGAGACGGGAGGGAAGGTGCAGCGCTTCATGACCAAAGCTTTCCCACGAACCTCTAATGTGAACATTGTGAGCGCTGCCCACTTTAAAG GGAAGTGGGCGACTCGCTTCAGTAACAGCGGGATGATGGAGAACTTCCAGGTGGACGGCGGGACACCTGTCCTTGTTCCCATGATGCAGCAGGATAACTACCCTGTGAAGATGGGAGTGGACTCTGACCTGAGCTGCACT ATCGCTCAGATCCAGATGCAGGATGAAGTCAGCATGTTCGTCTTCCTTCCAGACGACGTGACGTCCAACACGACGCTGCTGGAGGAAAGTCTGTCTGCCGAGTTTGTCCAGGACCTCTCCATGACACTCCTCCCTGCGCAGGTGACCCTCACTCTGCCCACGCTGAGGTTCAGCTATGCCACGGACCTGCAAGCCCTGCTCACCGACCTGG GTCTCTCTGAATGGCTCGAAAACCCGGCACTGGAGAAAATCACGGATCAGCCCACCAAGCTCTCCAGTGTCAATCACAaggttgtcatggagacagcaCCCGAGGGCAACGTTTACCCCAGCGCCACCTTGACACCCAGTCACCTGACGTACCGGGTTGACCGTCCGTTCCTCTACCTGATCCGTGATGACACGTCGGGGGCGCTGCTCTTCATCGGCAGAGTGGTGAACCCCAAGGACCTGAggatataa